Part of the Cydia pomonella isolate Wapato2018A chromosome 8, ilCydPomo1, whole genome shotgun sequence genome is shown below.
atacgataattctctttcgatcacctggcaacactagCCGGCCAATACTGTCAAAAAGGTAAGTAGAAGTAGTAAATTCTTCgataatagttttaatttcttACTTATTGAAATTGGAATTGGAAAACACTGATTACTGTTAGAATAAGCCAATTATACTGAACATATTGATATAAATGCTAGAGCGGGTAAGtttaacttatttatatacttGCTTTACTCTCTAAccttattttatgtaggtaccaaATTCATTAGAATAGAACTCTTTTCACACTAAGTCTGACCTCTCTCACAACATAAAGTTCCAGAAATAATTTATAGCAAGATAATAATTTAGTTCATATACTCACTTCTTGTTATTGGAAACTACTTTCATGAGTGTTGGAACATGGAATATGTCAATTATTTCAAAAACTCATCACACTTTGTATGGATAATCaatcattttattgtatttttctcTATCACAGCTTAACAACATTTTTGTTTAACTGTGTGTACAGGAAAACACATAATAACAAGTTAATTATGTAAATCTCACACAATTTTATTAAagcattgtttacatttctATTTGGTTACCGCATTTTACAGTAgctaatttgtaataaaaaaaaatttacaactttGAAATGATAAGAActgtaatcaaaataatatcaatgAAAACTTTGTAGTGATGTAAATTAATGCCATCTTTTGACAATACATCtctttttcaaattctctttgataatataaagttataataaaatgaatagctagtaaatttaaataaaactatgtaaaaaGGTTATATTGCATacttataatgaatttaaaatacaatccAGATGTTCAACAAttgttttttcaatttattttttgaatccAATCCAACAATAGAATTGATTTAGAGTCTGCAGAAAGAGTTGCAGAATGTATTGGTTCCTTTATGTTTCATGACTCTTGTCTTTGCTTTAGCTTTGTATCTTGCTTTCTTCTGATCTATTTGTAAGTACCTAAAATGTCTCTATGTACTTATTCTGTTGTGGGTCTTTGTATCACTGCATCTTTATTCCGATGTCATACTGACACCTTTATTTCAATTGATAAGTTTGTTTTCTGATCATTTGCAGCAACAGATTTATCACTCTATTAATTCCGGTGTTTTCCAAATAAGTCCATCATCatttttgttattgtataatttttatCTTAGTTTCTACAGCTCTGTGAtgctactaatataatataatataaattgattTGATGTTTTGcggttagtattttcctcgccttagtgtggtgaaaaatgttgtgtttcacttggtggcaggatttgtttaactctcgtaccttgaaacccttgcacaatgttcatttaattttggaatctttcgcttactcgggtatcaatattccATGATgggttaaacaaataaaaataattatttttttttcaagttaggTAGGGACAtatgttgtttttgttttcgtTTGAGTTTTTATACCTTTTACAATGATGATTGACAtgactatagtctgtatctttaggtatttaaaaaaaggataacaaaatctaccctcaaatggctccttaaggcagttgagggtagatgaaaacattacatgatcaaataatgtaggtttaaagtcaggtcgttcagtgacagatccaggtggactacccgaaaatttacaaattgtttatttaccttttttttaataaagatacagactataataaaataatataaataatgatgaataataaaaattatattatgatgaataataaaaattatattggaCCTTAGTCAAAGTTTTTGGATTGTACCTATTTCAAATAGgtgttttacatttttcatcCCAAAAACTCGTAACCTGGCCAAAACGTTACGTTCTAATAATATCTCACCTCTGTCGCATACCATTcttaaaatttacataaatttgtatTCATTTACAATGGACGTAAGTAAATGACTAGATCTGTCTGATGAATATCTAAATACGGATCCTTTTTTTTACTAGGCAATATGTTCACCGACAAAGTTGTCCTAATCACTGGCGCCAGTTCTGGAATCGGCGCCGAAACTGCTTTGGAGTTTGCCAAATTAAATGCATCTCTAGTAATAACTGGAAGGAACCAGGAGAATCTGTCCAAAATTGCCAACCAATGCGAAGATAATTCACCAGCTAAACACAAACCTCTCGTAGTTGTCGCTGACATGACGAATGAAAACGATGTCAAGAGAATTATAGACGAAACTATaaaaaagttccaaaaacttgatgttcttgtgaataatgCTGGTGTGTTGGAATCAGGAACAATAGAGACAACTTCGTTGGCGCAATATGACAGAGTCATGAACATGAACGTCCGCTCACCTTATCATCTCACGACTTTAGCGGTGCCGTATCTTTTGCAAACTAAAGGCAACATCGTCAACGTGTCGAGCGTGACGGGTTTACGATCTTTCCCGAATGTTCTTGCGTACTGCATGTCGAAATCTGCTTTGGATCAGTTTACAAGATGTGTAGCTCTCGAGCTAGCACCTAAAGGAGTCAGAGTTAATGCTGTTAACCCTGGAGTGATAACCACTGGTTTGCATAAGAAAGGAGAGGGCAGCATGAATGATGAGCAATATGAAGCTTTTATAAAGAAGTGCGCTCAAACGCACGCTTTGGGACGACCTGGAGATGCGAAGGAAGTAGCGTCAGTTATTATTTTCTTGGCCAGTGAAGGTGCTAGTAATATTACTGGAGCAACTCTACCCGTTGATGGAGGACGCCATGCTATGTGTCCTCGTTAATTATAACAGGTAAAGTTGCCTTTCAAGTTCATTGTGATACGAGATTTATGTAACTTATGGAAACATAATTAGAcagcatattttaaataatgtacttGATGTATTTTCTCCTATTGTTATTTAAGTTAAAGGTGTTGGTGGTCCAAccaataaatgatattttagatattttttaagaCTTTCAATAAAACAGACATGTGCAATCCCAATAacatttaatgttaaataatacacATTTTCTGATATTTTTCTACAACTTTTAAGTGAACTTTTGACAATTCAACAATTTTATAACTGGTTTAAACAAAAGGTTTTTCCTTTTCACTTTTAACGCAGTTGATGATGTTTATTACTTCGTCTGTAATTGCCTCCGAGGCTTCAATGATCCCATCTGCTGCACAATTCACGATGGTCTCCAAAGCGTCCTCTATTACGTCCCTGCTAATTGATCTCTGAAAATGAAACAACTACTTACTGATTCATTACAGTTTTATACACCAGTGAAAAGATATTTATGTTTGAATCAAAAATCATtcaatttcataataaaatctCGGTTGTCTTGTCTTAAATCATTCTTGTTTATTACTTACAGTATTCATAATGTCAGCCTCTTTTTGttccatgtcatcataaatcTCTCCTCTAGCTTTATTCAGGCATTCATCAGCATCGTCAACTTCTTGTACGCATTTATTCACTTTATCTTCAGCCTCTTTAATAAATTCAGTGTCATCAAGCATCAGTTTTGACTGATTGCTATTTAAAACTGATGCATTATTAACACTGTCAGCAATACACGATTTCACACGTTGTGCTATTTGCTTTAGTAAATCTTGGATCACGTCCTTGTCATCCTGTAATGAAAATAATCGTTGTAAGATTATTAATAGTTCTAAGATTTACTAGTTGAGGTACTTAATAGTACTTACTTGGATACATTGTTTAACATCTCCTGCTTTTTTCTTCAATGCCTGTATAAACTTGTTAAATTTATCTTTTAGGACTTCTAACTTGGCCTCAAAATCTTTGACCGCTTCTTCCGCTCGTTTCTTTATATTTTGAAGGCATACGATGATTTTCTCTCTAGTCTTATTAGCTATGTCTTTTACAGCGTTCCATGCGTTAGTAatactgtttttaattttatcccaTAAGTCACTAATACTCAGTAACCTGTTTACATCGATATTGGCGAGTTCTTTTGACTGTATCGTATAAATTGCATTGATTTGATTTTGAGACAGTTGTGCCAGGTAGCTTTTTAAAGGAACGATTTCTTTCGCTTCTGCATTCTGGAATTGGTAAATGTAGAAACGTGTTTGTTGAATAAATATactgtttattaataatttatttaattgcaaCTTACCGTTGTccttaaaatacaatatatgaCGACCAAAATTAGTACTTTCATCTTTGCTGTCCAATGCAGAAGTAAATAAGAGTTAATGCTTGTAGTTATTTATAGTATCCACATTGCCTTTTAAGTGGCTATCGCTAACAATTCGATCGatatcttttatttaaataccctTATTGTAAGATTTATCAGTAGCTTTCATTTGTTTGCTTGTCACTTGAATATAGGACCTAGCCAAGAATTTGAAGTGTCTTATCGCTTATCGATCTTATCGTGTTTGTTGGAGGTTATTCAGCCCAGAGAGTCCAAGATGGTCACTCTTTAAGCTTCAGTCATCGTATCCGTCACTTTCTATCAAAGTAAGTAAGTTTTTCAGTGCGAGGTTGACTCCTTTGGTAGAGGGACTCCCATAAAACATAGATGGGTAGATTTAGCTAAATGGCTAGTTACTTGTTAAATACATCCTATTGCTTAAGGTGGTAGGTGGTAAGTTCAATTTGATTTTGCTTAagagaaacatttaaaaaaataatcaaaatatcttTCTTTACTTGAATATGGTAACAAGGCAAGATCTTATGgctaagttttacttttaaaatatttttctataaaacttataaactaaactaaattataaccatcgaaattaataataaatagaaaaaaaacccaaaacctaaactaaaataaaaattcacctcTCGAATGGCTAAGTTGAACATGCATATTCAACCTGCATGCAGGCGTGCAAATTATTTACACttccattattatttaatatgttattaacaaattctaaactaaaaatataatattaaaattaaaatgtcaaacaacgacataataaataatgggGAAAAGAAAAaccttttttcattttaaacttaaacatCCTAAGTGATTTACACTCCCCGgtatttcattatacaatttgggGACCAAATACTTCCTACTTCTTTTTCCATAATAATTACTACAACACGAGGGTATAAATTGGTAATTGTAAAccctttgaaatatttttaaaactgtcAACTTCTTTTATAAAGCGTGTCTTGAAGTAGTAATGGGAGCCTGGGAATTTtcataaataggtaagtatgaCCTAAAGTTTAATGTTCACATCGACTCCGTCGTAACTCACTTTCAGATAAATGGGAATAAATCCTTCcctttgtcttgtcttgtcttaaaaacgaagaagagtacattgagttattatttaattatttttctttactcttaataaaaacatatttttacaagcaaacccttgagtgatcactagtatatagaactagcatcgatagttgagtttatcgatacaggaactccctacttgtcaaacaattttgtcCCGCGGATTCCTGTCTGTTGATGTCtaattttctaatgaaaacatgcccataattttaattttttcagttttaatacttatacttacgtatatcgttaccctgcatcacataccagtataattttagtataaaatagctagtgatatagccgagggcCCTGAGCAAAATTTTATacagaaatatattttcagagtaattgagacaaaaaggtaaaaattaaaaacccgCGCTATGGTAATTTCTTCGGTCGCAAGTTTCTCGCGGCACGCcatttctaatttcctggctttatgCCCcctcaatattagcacgagaggttaaacaacgactttgcctccttgtaatagtagtttatgtgactgctacataataaaaggcgttaaaatacacgagtgtgggtttaagaaacgaacgaagtgagtatCTTAAAAagaccacacgagtgttttaatgcctaattatgtacagttacatacactattttatctacacacatattataaaatttctatgaaatattcactaacccaaattacagcctcagTTACGATGCCCttgccaaatcgttgctctcttggcggaactcgtggatatgtggtggcgtcaccgaaatatttttttcgcttattttacacgaaatttttgctatagttaccttaaaaacaacaaaacatattaattttatacttaaaactaattaaaagataaactgtacgtgaaatggcggtaaatgaaaacttctttcacgcatgtagttttttttttaaattcagagacaaactagagtcgggggcctatttccgtatcattctaTACAAACTAACGTTgcgattttcctatttttcgcacttgtatcgtaatctaTTATGATTTTATCCAGTAAAGTTCACTAATTTATGAAGATTATTATTGATGCAATTTTCACGAGTTGTATATATTCTGAAATTAGTCATTATTTAGGTAAACATATTCACACCAGCAATTTTGgaaagaaaacatttatttcacgAAAAAACATACTAATGATATCGAATTTACATTTTACATCCATTACATCGTTAATTAATCTTGTTATCGATTTCGATAGGAGTATCGATAGTATTGACAGGATCGTTTCCAAAAGAAATGTCAACATTTCCATTAGGAGCATCAGGAACGTTGGGGGTGGACTCTGTGAGCGCGGAGAATGTGTTGGTGACCTTGCACTTCTGCAGGTCCATGATGACCTTGGCTGTGCCCATGCCGGCTTCAAGGAGGCGTTGGCCGGCGCACAGTTCTAGGGCGACGGGTAACTTGGCTATGGCTATGTCGACTCGTGCCACCTGTGAATGTTAAAACTGTAGTTACCTGATGTTGACATTCGAATGGAGACAGCAgcacaattgggtacttgacgcatgttgaatattataacaaaatttagctaaatggatagaaaatgagccatccaaaaagtggaattttaagAGACATATTCAGATTATGAAACAATACAGTCCAGCTCGTCTTAaagaaaataactttaaaaagaagaagaaaatggtaccattcgattccttatttattagaggcgtttcaatcgtcgagtgtgagcatcagactttaactctaatttctaacctttgtgttgcttaaatgccatgagtcctatatagacatttgatcctcaggaaaatcaagatcgattgacattatttacaaaaaactgtcaagtagccaattcctGCTGTAGCGCTGCTGCTGCTGCAGAGTGACCGCAACGTTGGACGGTCGAGATCACAAACATGACACGTAAGCCAGCGTTCCGAAATAGTACCTTGtgtgtgtattaagggcggtaaacaagataCGAATGAGTTTGAATTGAAGCACGAAGCCGAAAGCacgggcttaattaacacgaatCCTGTACCGCCCgaggcacacacaatgtttttcatcccACTTGTGAGAAAAAAAGGGAAACACtaccttcggtcgtgttttaatttatcgccactcgttgcaaatttcctacTTTGCGCAACTTGTATTAACTTGTGTAAGACCCAATACCTACTAGGTTAAGTTTcctgtagatatatatttattcataagacTAACAGATTTTTAAGAAGCTACTAACCAATTTCTATGGattatggtccgaaataaacaatttttttattttttttattttataatatactatttgttgtttgtaaacTGGACTGTAACAGTATCTAACACTGCTTAATGACATATCGCAAAACTCATATTATTAAACGTAAACTACCTACTGCTACACTAGAGTGCGAAAACATTTGAGAAACGGGAGCAAATTGGTATGGGCCAATCGTGACTGGTTAAAGCCACCGCGCAACCGCGCTCATACaaagtgttaatttaaggaataaataaatgtaaaaaaaaaaaaattgcttccATCCCAGACGACACAGAAAATCACGTATTCATGACCCTTGACAAATGAAAGGTACTTATAGATAGTAGTACCTAAAGATATAACTAATTGTTTCAGTTGAGAGATGGAACACCAATTAATATACAATCCGGaattaattaaactttaaaaagTAATTGAATGACAGAATTTACATGAAGATTTGAAAGCGATAAATTTATTAACGAGTGTAATTGTCATaccaaaataaatgtttgttcGGAAGTAATATGCTCTCTTATCGTTCCTTATTCGTAATTGTAACGCTTATAACTGCTTCATGTTTTAAACGTTCACTAAAAATGGTATTATACTTATGCACTTACGTTGATTCCGCTTTGCGTCATGAAAACGGCTCCCTTCATTTCAGTCTTCAAGGCAAGCATAGCAAGGCACGCTCCTTTAATAAATATGTTGTTGTCGTTGTCTGTGCAATTCTTCATTCCCTCCGTAGCCCTGTTGGCGAAGTCGAGGCCTCCCTGGGATATTTCGACCTGTCTTGCAATCAGATCGCTGATTTCTTGGACTTTTTCATCGGCGCAGGTCATGGTTCTGTATACGGCGTCGTTGAGGAGTTGATCGGCTTGCTTCTTATGAGACTGCAACATTATCACTCGTATAGTTCATAATTTATGTACATTCGTTAATTTTACCTCTTGTTTAAAAATAGTAACTACCTACTCAACGTTACAGTGTAGTTTGCAACCTTTTTCCTGGTAAGTGCCCAAATATTTGTTACTCCTTACATTTtcactttatatatttatttgcactCAAGAGCAATGAAGACGTGTCACTCTTGCAGCAACTTCTCTAAATGATGTGACATTTATTGCACAGTAATAATTCTTATCCTGTAAGTTAAAAGATCTCTTTCTGCCCTTTTTGGTGTCTGATTGTAAATAGGCTAATTCAAGGTtacttaaggggcccactgattaacagtccgccggacggaaTCGGCCTGTCGGTTAGATCAAAAAGTTgtcagttccgaacaactgaaaccgtccggcggactgttaatcagtgggcccctttaaagACACTCTTAGAGCTCTTGCTCTTTGTCACGGAGGACTAGTTCTGTGGGAACGAGTTTTTACTGAATCCCGCAAAAATCTTAAAAGTGTTCACACCCAGTACTATGCATCCTTTTTTTTGCGGAAGAGCAATGAAAAGAACATAGTGGGCATTCGGTTTGTAGTGGCAAAACTAAACAGCAAATTTTGAACAGATCGGTTATTTGCCTCACATACACTACTAACAAGATCCTGCAGAAAACTGTACCTCCAAAAAAACGGGGTATTTCCCTGGGAAATGGCTCTTACTACCTTTAAAATCGTCATATTAACTCACCTCGACACACTCTTTGATCGCCCCACCGGCGTTAGAGATCCTATCCGCAACATTCGAGATAGCTTGCGATACTCTATCCTTCAGCTTCTGGATTTCAGCTTGCAGCTTTTCCTTCATAATTTTAACTTGGTCCTTCAAGCCGGATGCGAAGCCTTTCATAGCGTCTGCAGCTTGCTGTGCAGATTTGCAGAGGTTCGCTGCTAGATCTTCGATTAGTTTCTTGGTGTTGGCGAAGATATCAGGGCTCTCGGGTGGTGCCAATGTCTGGGACTCAATGGTCGCAGCTTGGCCGAGGGCACATACCTGGTTAATGAAAGCATTTTGATACCTTCCACCTTAACAGGTCAAATTAAGGGAAGTTatcattaatatttttcaagaaaataatttcttacttaaAATCCGTTTATATAAGGTTAATGTGAGGAAGACCGTCTATAAGGTAAGagcgtctacaagctctttcatCGCTTCGGATTcttgcgtttgtacacatactccacttacagaaTGTCGATAGACCAGGTGCGAACATCTTCC
Proteins encoded:
- the LOC133520435 gene encoding 3-oxoacyl-[acyl-carrier-protein] reductase FabG-like isoform X2 — protein: MFTDKVVLITGASSGIGAETALEFAKLNASLVITGRNQENLSKIANQCEDNSPAKHKPLVVVADMTNENDVKRIIDETIKKFQKLDVLVNNAGVLESGTIETTSLAQYDRVMNMNVRSPYHLTTLAVPYLLQTKGNIVNVSSVTGLRSFPNVLAYCMSKSALDQFTRCVALELAPKGVRVNAVNPGVITTGLHKKGEGSMNDEQYEAFIKKCAQTHALGRPGDAKEVASVIIFLASEGASNITGATLPVDGGRHAMCPR
- the LOC133520434 gene encoding uncharacterized protein LOC133520434 isoform X1; amino-acid sequence: MRFIAVGAFLVVVCALGQAATIESQTLAPPESPDIFANTKKLIEDLAANLCKSAQQAADAMKGFASGLKDQVKIMKEKLQAEIQKLKDRVSQAISNVADRISNAGGAIKECVESHKKQADQLLNDAVYRTMTCADEKVQEISDLIARQVEISQGGLDFANRATEGMKNCTDNDNNIFIKGACLAMLALKTEMKGAVFMTQSGINVARVDIAIAKLPVALELCAGQRLLEAGMGTAKVIMDLQKCKVTNTFSALTESTPNVPDAPNGNVDISFGNDPVNTIDTPIEIDNKIN
- the LOC133520434 gene encoding uncharacterized protein LOC133520434 isoform X2, translating into MKVLILVVIYCILRTTNAEAKEIVPLKSYLAQLSQNQINAIYTIQSKELANIDVNRLLSISDLWDKIKNSITNAWNAVKDIANKTREKIIVCLQNIKKRAEEAVKDFEAKLEVLKDKFNKFIQALKKKAGDVKQCIQDDKDVIQDLLKQIAQRVKSCIADSVNNASVLNSNQSKLMLDDTEFIKEAEDKVNKCVQEVDDADECLNKARGEIYDDMEQKEADIMNTLFHFQRSISRDVIEDALETIVNCAADGIIEASEAITDEVINIINCVKSEKEKPFV
- the LOC133520435 gene encoding 3-oxoacyl-[acyl-carrier-protein] reductase FabG-like isoform X1, with product MFCGNMFTDKVVLITGASSGIGAETALEFAKLNASLVITGRNQENLSKIANQCEDNSPAKHKPLVVVADMTNENDVKRIIDETIKKFQKLDVLVNNAGVLESGTIETTSLAQYDRVMNMNVRSPYHLTTLAVPYLLQTKGNIVNVSSVTGLRSFPNVLAYCMSKSALDQFTRCVALELAPKGVRVNAVNPGVITTGLHKKGEGSMNDEQYEAFIKKCAQTHALGRPGDAKEVASVIIFLASEGASNITGATLPVDGGRHAMCPR